In one window of Scyliorhinus canicula chromosome 17, sScyCan1.1, whole genome shotgun sequence DNA:
- the zgc:158291 gene encoding brain-specific homeobox/POU domain protein 3, giving the protein MMSMNSKQPFGMHPILHEPKYTTLHSSTEAIRRACLPTPPLQGNIFTGFDETLLSRAEALAAVDMVSQKNHPFKPDVTYHTMTSVSCTPTSSSVHLPHPSVLTSHPHHHHHHHHHQTAQSLEGDLLEHLNSGLSLSGMAGPEVGATPSHPHAHMPGMNHMSHHPHHHQPMNISHSHALSAHIGLGGNEGEADPRELESFAERFKQRRIKLGVTQADVGSALANLKIPGVGCLSQSTICRFESLTLSHNNMIALKPILEAWLDEAERAQREKMTKPELFNGGDRKRKRTSIAAPEKRSLEAYFAVQPRPSSEKIAAIAEKLDLKKNVVRVWFCNQRQKQKRMKFSATH; this is encoded by the exons ATGATGTCCATGAACAGCAAGCAGCCGTTCGGCATGCACCCCATCCTGCACGAACCCAAATACACCACCCTGCACTCGAGCACCGAGGCCATCAGGAGAGCGTGTCTGCCCACACCTCCG TTGCAAGGCAATATTTTTACCGGATTTGATGAAACGTTACTGTCCCGAGCCGAAGCCCTGGCGGCTGTGGATATGGTATCGCAAAAAAACCACCCCTTCAAACCAGATGTCACCTACCACACCATGACCAGCGTGTCCTGCACCCCGACCTCCTCTTCTGTACATCTCCCCCACCCGTCAGtcctcacctcccacccccatcaccaccaccaccaccaccatcaccagacAGCCCAAAGCCTGGAAGGAGATCTCCTGGAGCACCTGAACTCTGGCCTGTCCCTTAGTGGGATGGCCGGACCTGAAGTGGGCGCCACGCCGTCACATCCCCATGCCCACATGCCTGGCATGAACCACATGTCGCATCACCCTCATCACCATCAACCTATGAACATTTCCCATTCGCACGCCCTGTCAGCCCATATCGGCTTGGGTGGGAATGAGGGGGAAGCAGACCCCAGGGAGCTCGAGTCCTTTGCAGAGAGGTTCAAGCAGAGAAGGATCAAACTTGGAGTGACACAGGCCGACGTTGGGTCGGCCTTGGCCAACCTGAAGATCCCGGGCGTGGGCTGTTTAAGTCAAAGCACCATCTGCAGGTTTGAGTCCTTGACCCTCTCCCACAATAACATGATTGCTCTCAAGCCCATCCTGGAGGCCTGGCTGGATGAAGCCGAGAGGGCGCAGCGGGAGAAAATGACCAAACCCGAGCTTTTCAATGGAGGGGACAGGAAGCGCAAACGCACCTCCATCGCAGCGCCGGAGAAACGATCCTTGGAGGCCTATTTCGCCGTTCAGCCTCGCCCTTCCTCGGAGAAGATCGCGGCAATCGCAGAGAAATTGGACCTGAAAAAGAATGTGGTCAGAGTGTGGTTTTGCAatcagagacagaaacaaaaacGGATGAAGTTTTCAGCCACACATTAA